One window of Dehalobacterium formicoaceticum genomic DNA carries:
- a CDS encoding isochorismatase family protein, translated as MVDSRYVDKGGNYAFDQELLKKAFEEASKIYKERGFQRRMGYGKVPAVTTVDMAKAWMSDGHPFTCENNNEICANALKVLNAARKSGVPIFHTTTGYTGKEQWDMTKWDEKIPMHTLDINSEWMDIDPKLEPRAEEPVIHKKYASNFFGTHLAVTLNKLGVDTVIVMGATACACVRHTVMDSTGYGFKTIVPIGTIGDRVPGVIEWNLFDMDAKFADVEPLENVVKYLEGIDASLYRR; from the coding sequence GTGGTAGATAGCAGATATGTAGACAAAGGTGGAAATTATGCATTTGATCAGGAGTTGTTAAAAAAGGCTTTTGAAGAAGCAAGCAAGATTTACAAAGAAAGAGGATTTCAAAGAAGAATGGGCTATGGGAAGGTCCCTGCTGTAACGACTGTTGATATGGCTAAAGCTTGGATGTCAGATGGTCACCCATTTACTTGTGAAAATAACAATGAAATTTGCGCTAATGCACTTAAGGTTTTAAATGCTGCCAGAAAATCAGGTGTTCCTATTTTCCATACAACCACCGGTTATACGGGAAAAGAACAATGGGATATGACTAAGTGGGATGAAAAAATTCCGATGCATACATTGGATATCAATTCAGAGTGGATGGATATCGATCCGAAGCTTGAGCCAAGAGCGGAAGAACCTGTGATCCACAAAAAATATGCAAGTAACTTCTTCGGAACTCATCTGGCGGTAACCTTAAACAAATTAGGTGTAGATACTGTTATCGTAATGGGAGCAACTGCTTGTGCATGTGTCAGACATACTGTAATGGATTCAACCGGATATGGCTTTAAAACTATCGTTCCTATTGGAACAATTGGCGATAGAGTACCGGGTGTTATTGAATGGAACTTATTCGATATGGACGCTAAATTCGCTGACGTGGAACCTTTAGAAAATGTTGTTAAATATTTAGAAGGAATCGATGCCAGCCTATACAGAAGATAG
- a CDS encoding glutaredoxin family protein yields MMVKVYALTTCPWCKKVKALLKEEGIPYEVLDVDIMTGQEQEDALAEVEKLTGKRAFPVTVINDLVIQGYKPEELKEAIQNER; encoded by the coding sequence ATGATGGTCAAGGTATATGCATTAACAACCTGTCCCTGGTGCAAAAAAGTGAAAGCTTTGCTAAAAGAAGAAGGCATTCCCTACGAAGTGCTGGATGTGGATATTATGACAGGACAAGAACAGGAAGATGCTTTGGCAGAGGTGGAAAAATTAACAGGGAAAAGGGCTTTTCCTGTAACGGTGATTAATGATTTGGTGATACAGGGGTATAAACCGGAAGAGCTTAAAGAGGCAATCCAAAATGAAAGATAA
- the sdaAA gene encoding L-serine ammonia-lyase, iron-sulfur-dependent, subunit alpha, with product MKIRNGADLLALCDEENLSLHQLMLLYESDKTGKTPEEIKGTMAVNLQVMKRSAYQGLEEDAAFAGKIIGGQGKKMRQRYETVQPVCGATMARAVSFALSVTEVNASMGRIVAAPTAGSCGVLPGVLFSLAESHQIGDEQLVEGLFTAGTIGLVIAKNASLSGAEGGCQAEVGSASAMGAGAAVEIMGGSPAQALHAGAIALKNLLGLVCDPIAGLVEAPCSKRNAVGTANALVAAEMALAGIESIIPFDEVVEAMHQVGRAMPCALRETAEGGLAATPTGQRLKLEIFHKPMN from the coding sequence GTGAAGATTAGAAACGGCGCCGATCTTTTAGCCCTTTGTGACGAGGAAAATCTGTCTTTGCACCAGTTAATGCTCTTATATGAAAGCGATAAAACCGGAAAAACACCGGAGGAAATAAAAGGTACCATGGCAGTAAACCTGCAAGTGATGAAAAGGAGTGCCTATCAAGGATTAGAGGAAGACGCAGCTTTCGCTGGGAAAATCATCGGCGGACAAGGGAAAAAAATGCGGCAACGCTATGAAACGGTACAACCCGTCTGCGGCGCTACGATGGCGCGGGCAGTCAGCTTTGCCCTCAGCGTGACGGAGGTGAATGCCTCCATGGGACGGATTGTAGCGGCGCCCACGGCCGGTTCCTGCGGTGTATTGCCGGGGGTTTTATTCAGTCTGGCAGAATCTCATCAGATTGGTGATGAACAGTTGGTCGAGGGGCTTTTTACAGCGGGAACCATCGGGTTGGTGATTGCTAAAAATGCTTCCCTTTCCGGCGCGGAAGGAGGATGTCAGGCTGAGGTCGGCTCTGCCTCTGCCATGGGGGCAGGGGCAGCAGTGGAAATCATGGGCGGTTCTCCAGCGCAAGCCCTGCATGCCGGAGCTATTGCCTTAAAAAATCTCTTAGGTCTTGTCTGCGATCCCATTGCCGGATTGGTGGAAGCCCCCTGTTCTAAAAGAAATGCCGTCGGTACGGCGAATGCCTTGGTAGCAGCGGAAATGGCCTTAGCGGGGATCGAGAGTATCATTCCTTTTGATGAGGTGGTAGAGGCTATGCACCAGGTGGGTCGTGCCATGCCCTGCGCCCTAAGGGAAACTGCCGAAGGGGGTTTAGCGGCAACACCCACAGGACAGAGATTAAAACTGGAGATTTTCCATAAGCCTATGAATTAA
- a CDS encoding MFS transporter, protein MLSDKFGARKVMTFAIAWWSAFTAFTGMITSYTSLLVVRVLFGLGEASFPSGSWKTISTWFPKKERATANSMMMAASAIGPAIAPLFVVGIMSYFGWRSVLLFLFIPGIIIAALIWVFVRDNPAQSKMITPEELSVIQEDNSINEQDAANKGAVNKLSFKDIIKLPVMWKLFFLWLTFDIVFWGFGSWIPSYLVNERHFVMVKMGIIASLPYFAGTIGTWVSGYISDKFFVGKRRNFIIICEVAAALFLFLTYNAPSEVLAITFLTVAGFFVCATMGAFWAIPMDILPAEVMGSGSGFINTGGQIAGIISPIIMGFLIQASGGSYKTAFTFLAISSLVSAGFALSINEKGKESSPKSITT, encoded by the coding sequence ATGTTAAGCGACAAATTTGGTGCTAGAAAAGTTATGACTTTTGCTATTGCATGGTGGTCAGCATTCACCGCTTTTACAGGTATGATCACATCCTATACAAGCTTGTTGGTTGTTCGTGTCTTGTTTGGATTAGGTGAAGCTAGCTTCCCTTCCGGTTCATGGAAAACTATTTCAACCTGGTTCCCGAAGAAGGAAAGGGCAACTGCAAATTCAATGATGATGGCGGCAAGTGCTATAGGGCCTGCAATTGCACCTTTGTTTGTGGTTGGAATCATGTCATATTTTGGCTGGCGCAGCGTTTTACTTTTCCTATTTATTCCAGGCATAATAATTGCTGCGTTAATCTGGGTCTTTGTTAGGGATAACCCTGCACAAAGTAAAATGATCACACCTGAGGAACTAAGTGTGATTCAAGAAGATAATTCTATTAATGAACAAGATGCAGCCAATAAAGGAGCAGTCAATAAATTATCTTTTAAAGATATTATTAAACTTCCTGTTATGTGGAAATTATTCTTTCTATGGCTGACATTCGACATTGTTTTCTGGGGCTTCGGTTCATGGATACCGTCCTATCTGGTGAATGAACGTCATTTTGTAATGGTCAAGATGGGAATAATTGCATCATTGCCTTATTTTGCAGGCACAATTGGAACTTGGGTAAGCGGATATATCTCAGATAAGTTTTTTGTTGGTAAACGCCGAAATTTTATAATTATTTGCGAGGTAGCAGCAGCCCTTTTCCTATTCTTAACTTACAACGCTCCTTCTGAAGTGTTGGCAATAACTTTCCTGACTGTAGCCGGATTCTTTGTATGTGCTACAATGGGAGCCTTCTGGGCAATACCAATGGATATTTTACCTGCTGAAGTTATGGGTTCAGGTTCTGGATTTATTAATACAGGCGGTCAAATTGCAGGGATTATTTCTCCAATAATTATGGGATTTCTGATTCAAGCATCAGGAGGATCCTATAAAACTGCTTTCACATTCCTTGCTATTTCCAGTCTTGTTTCTGCTGGTTTTGCATTGTCAATAAATGAGAAGGGAAAAGAGTCTTCTCCCAAATCTATAACAACTTAA
- a CDS encoding ferredoxin-thioredoxin reductase catalytic domain-containing protein, whose product MKDKLFCPVCEVSFILKNPLKKGDTVVCPVCGAKLVVDGEEPLSASRFPQPPLNEIVERIDNYAQLKGYIFKENKQEIIDGLLAKNERYGDFFCPCRFDNIQENVCPCKETRQGYVNREGSCL is encoded by the coding sequence ATGAAAGATAAATTATTTTGCCCCGTCTGTGAGGTTAGCTTTATCCTCAAAAATCCGCTCAAAAAAGGCGATACGGTAGTGTGCCCCGTGTGCGGTGCAAAACTGGTAGTTGATGGGGAAGAGCCTCTTAGCGCATCGCGTTTTCCCCAACCGCCCTTGAATGAGATTGTAGAGCGCATAGACAATTATGCCCAATTAAAAGGTTATATTTTTAAGGAAAACAAGCAAGAGATTATCGACGGCTTATTAGCAAAGAATGAACGTTACGGGGATTTTTTCTGCCCTTGCCGCTTTGATAATATCCAGGAGAATGTCTGCCCCTGTAAGGAAACGAGGCAGGGCTATGTCAACAGAGAGGGCAGTTGTTTGTGA
- the sdaAB gene encoding L-serine ammonia-lyase, iron-sulfur-dependent subunit beta → MKEYGIFDIIGPVMIGPSSSHTAGAARLGYMARKIAGDEIKEVVFYLHGSFAKTYAGHGTDKALLAGVMGFMPDDEEIREAFTIARERGLTYRFEERDLGEVHPNTVKIVMYTQEGARWEITGSSIGGGKVKIIRINELEVDFAGEYTTLITYHRDRPGVIAFISSILANYRINVAFMRVFRENKWDNAVLIAETDEDISPLVLSEIAQNPHIFQVKVLQAI, encoded by the coding sequence GTGAAAGAGTACGGTATTTTTGATATTATTGGGCCGGTGATGATTGGTCCTTCCAGCTCACATACAGCAGGAGCTGCTAGACTCGGGTATATGGCACGGAAAATCGCGGGTGATGAAATCAAAGAGGTGGTTTTTTACCTCCATGGTTCTTTTGCCAAAACCTATGCCGGTCACGGTACGGACAAAGCATTATTGGCTGGAGTCATGGGCTTTATGCCGGATGATGAGGAAATCAGGGAAGCCTTTACCATAGCACGGGAGCGTGGTCTGACCTATCGGTTTGAAGAGAGAGATTTAGGGGAAGTTCATCCTAATACGGTAAAAATCGTCATGTACACCCAGGAAGGTGCCAGGTGGGAGATTACCGGCTCATCAATTGGGGGAGGAAAGGTAAAAATTATTCGTATTAATGAGTTGGAGGTGGATTTTGCAGGGGAGTACACCACTTTAATCACCTATCATCGGGACCGTCCAGGGGTGATTGCATTTATTTCCTCTATTTTAGCCAACTATAGGATCAACGTTGCTTTTATGAGAGTTTTTCGGGAAAATAAATGGGACAATGCGGTATTAATTGCGGAAACGGATGAGGATATTTCACCCTTAGTCCTTTCTGAGATCGCCCAAAACCCACATATTTTTCAGGTCAAGGTATTACAGGCAATTTAG
- a CDS encoding sigma-54 interaction domain-containing protein, whose translation MDNDLLIGAMDSSSDGILISDAHGMVVYINEAYEEITGLESKEMIGKNLKDLLEKGVINKALSLEVIKDKKRVSTIHKYVSGKTALSTASPINNANDELIGVVNNTRNISELIHLKNDLTNTKKLTLKYSEEIKRLRQHLVKDKDFVYRSRVMEETIELASKVSGYDSTVLIQGESGTGKEILSKFIHSESPRKEEAFIKVNCAAIPKDLFESELFGYSEGAFTGAKKEGKPGMFELANNGTILLDEVGELPLPIQSKLLRVIQEREVYRVGGKIPVHLDVRIIAATNRDLKQEVKDGNFREDLYFRLNVIPITIPPLRERREDIPELIIHFLEKLNRKYKRTVTISQKAIEALASHSWPGNVRELENIIEYLFIMANKEEVQIEDLPTRILSKQIINNYERTEDENDEVPKLTYLLELYEKYIIKEAMESFPSLRKAAQALGISPSTLCRRLKKFEIEIENNQEIKNNRE comes from the coding sequence ATGGATAATGATTTATTAATTGGCGCAATGGATTCATCATCAGATGGGATTTTAATTTCTGATGCCCATGGTATGGTTGTGTACATCAACGAGGCTTATGAAGAAATCACCGGACTTGAGAGCAAAGAAATGATTGGTAAAAATCTTAAAGATTTATTAGAAAAAGGTGTCATCAACAAAGCATTATCACTCGAAGTTATCAAGGATAAAAAACGTGTATCAACGATCCATAAATATGTCTCAGGAAAGACCGCCCTGTCCACTGCAAGCCCTATTAACAATGCCAATGATGAATTAATCGGAGTTGTCAACAATACAAGAAATATATCGGAGTTAATTCATTTAAAAAATGATTTAACCAATACCAAGAAATTGACCCTTAAATATTCTGAGGAAATAAAACGACTTCGCCAGCATCTCGTAAAAGATAAAGATTTTGTTTACCGCAGCAGGGTCATGGAAGAAACGATAGAACTGGCATCAAAAGTATCAGGTTATGATTCTACTGTTTTGATTCAGGGTGAATCCGGAACGGGAAAAGAGATATTATCAAAATTTATTCATTCAGAAAGCCCAAGAAAGGAAGAAGCATTTATCAAGGTGAACTGTGCTGCGATCCCAAAGGACTTATTTGAAAGCGAACTATTTGGATATAGTGAAGGTGCCTTTACCGGTGCGAAGAAAGAGGGCAAACCCGGCATGTTTGAGCTGGCAAACAATGGGACAATCCTGTTGGATGAAGTAGGAGAATTGCCTTTACCGATCCAATCAAAGCTGCTTCGGGTTATTCAAGAAAGGGAAGTATATCGAGTAGGCGGGAAAATTCCTGTGCATCTTGATGTCAGAATAATTGCCGCTACCAATCGGGACTTAAAACAGGAAGTAAAGGATGGGAATTTTAGAGAGGATTTATACTTCAGATTGAATGTGATCCCGATAACGATCCCTCCCCTTAGAGAAAGGAGAGAGGATATACCAGAACTGATAATCCATTTTTTGGAGAAATTGAACCGGAAATATAAGAGAACCGTAACGATTTCCCAAAAAGCAATTGAGGCTTTGGCATCTCACTCCTGGCCTGGTAACGTTAGAGAACTGGAAAATATCATTGAGTATTTGTTTATCATGGCAAATAAGGAAGAAGTTCAGATCGAGGATCTGCCGACAAGGATTTTATCCAAGCAAATTATCAATAATTATGAGAGAACTGAAGATGAAAATGATGAGGTGCCAAAGCTAACCTATCTCTTAGAACTATATGAAAAGTATATCATTAAGGAGGCGATGGAAAGCTTCCCATCTCTTCGTAAGGCGGCTCAGGCTTTAGGGATTAGTCCATCGACTTTATGCAGAAGACTAAAAAAATTTGAGATAGAAATTGAAAATAACCAGGAAATTAAAAATAACCGGGAATAA
- a CDS encoding phosphomannomutase/phosphoglucomutase has product MGSLKECIFRQYDIRGIYEKDFTDQDAELIGKAFGTMVQEKGETWVVVGRDNRKSSPALYQTLIRGLLSTGVNVLDIGVVISPIFYYATLLFQIPSGLMITASHNPASYNGLKIQLEGESIFGDTIQLLREKAVAGNFLCGSGILDHRSPVKAYGEMINNKIQLKGEKLKVVVDCGNGTAGMFAPGILQELGCEVIPLFCESDPNFPHHFPDPVCRENLKDLIHRVREEKADLGLGFDGDGDRLGVVDDQGHVVWGDMLMILFWREILPQYPGSTGIVEVKCSDLLVQEISRLGGHPQFYKTGHSLIKAKMKELNTVFTGEMSGHMFFADEYYGFDDAIYAAGRLLRIIASCGQPLSKLLSDLPQVYTTPELRISCPEELKASYVAKARAYFKEQDVELIEVDGVRAKFPEGWGLVRASNTGPELIVRCEGVRQEVLADIKGQIAEAIYPLVLKE; this is encoded by the coding sequence TTGGGTAGTTTAAAGGAATGTATTTTTCGCCAGTATGATATCAGGGGCATCTATGAAAAGGATTTTACCGATCAGGATGCAGAACTAATTGGCAAGGCCTTTGGTACCATGGTTCAGGAAAAAGGAGAAACCTGGGTGGTTGTCGGGAGGGATAATCGAAAATCTTCTCCTGCTTTATATCAAACTCTGATCCGAGGACTCCTATCCACCGGGGTCAATGTTCTGGATATCGGCGTTGTAATTTCTCCGATTTTTTATTATGCAACTCTTCTTTTTCAGATCCCTTCCGGATTAATGATTACGGCCAGTCATAATCCGGCATCCTACAATGGTTTGAAAATCCAGTTGGAGGGAGAATCCATCTTCGGTGATACCATCCAACTCCTTCGTGAGAAAGCCGTAGCTGGGAATTTCCTGTGCGGCTCAGGAATTTTGGATCATCGTTCTCCTGTTAAAGCTTATGGGGAGATGATAAATAACAAAATTCAATTAAAGGGAGAGAAATTAAAGGTGGTGGTGGATTGCGGCAACGGGACGGCAGGAATGTTTGCCCCCGGCATTTTGCAAGAGTTGGGTTGTGAGGTGATTCCGCTTTTTTGTGAATCAGATCCGAACTTTCCCCATCATTTTCCGGATCCAGTGTGCCGGGAAAATCTAAAGGATTTAATTCATCGGGTGCGGGAAGAAAAGGCAGACTTGGGGCTGGGTTTTGACGGGGATGGAGACCGGTTGGGCGTAGTGGATGATCAGGGTCATGTTGTTTGGGGTGATATGTTGATGATTCTTTTTTGGCGGGAAATCCTCCCTCAATATCCGGGCAGCACCGGCATTGTGGAAGTGAAATGCTCTGATTTATTGGTGCAAGAGATTTCCAGACTTGGAGGTCATCCTCAATTTTACAAAACCGGACACTCATTAATCAAAGCAAAAATGAAGGAGCTCAACACCGTATTTACCGGGGAAATGTCCGGACACATGTTTTTTGCTGATGAGTATTATGGTTTTGATGATGCCATTTACGCCGCCGGCAGGTTACTGAGAATTATTGCTTCCTGCGGTCAACCATTAAGCAAGCTATTATCTGATCTTCCTCAGGTATATACCACTCCGGAACTGAGGATTTCCTGTCCGGAAGAATTAAAAGCTTCTTACGTGGCCAAGGCCAGGGCTTATTTTAAAGAACAGGATGTGGAGCTGATTGAGGTGGATGGGGTCAGAGCCAAATTTCCGGAAGGATGGGGGTTGGTCCGGGCTTCCAATACCGGGCCGGAGCTGATTGTACGCTGTGAAGGGGTACGACAGGAAGTGCTGGCCGATATCAAGGGACAAATCGCAGAGGCCATTTATCCTCTGGTTCTGAAGGAATAG
- a CDS encoding DUF3298 and DUF4163 domain-containing protein, producing MDGTPVYCLAMATNNITKLPVCVRTVHLKSQRLDLYYPIISGLQDKGIQQTINQEILQTVYDLLQEQGYFENPLTTVTASYEIKTNQRGILSLTFINYAFSGGAHGLTLLRSLTYNVETGTLYRLEDLFQPNADYVGRLSEIVKAQIEARDIPVFEEFDQINPDQYFYIGDKALVLYYQLYELTPYAYGFPFFPISVYEIEDILDEEGPLGLMLGSF from the coding sequence TTGGATGGAACTCCGGTTTATTGTCTAGCCATGGCGACGAATAACATTACCAAGCTGCCGGTCTGCGTGCGCACCGTGCATTTAAAAAGTCAGAGATTAGATCTTTATTACCCGATTATCAGCGGTCTCCAGGATAAAGGAATCCAGCAAACCATCAACCAAGAGATCTTGCAAACCGTATATGATTTATTACAGGAGCAAGGTTATTTTGAAAATCCCCTTACCACCGTTACCGCCTCTTATGAAATCAAGACCAACCAACGGGGCATTTTAAGCCTCACCTTTATCAATTATGCCTTTTCTGGAGGTGCTCATGGATTAACCCTGCTCCGCTCTCTGACTTATAATGTTGAAACGGGTACTCTCTACCGCTTAGAGGATCTCTTTCAACCCAATGCGGACTACGTGGGCCGCTTATCAGAAATCGTCAAAGCACAAATTGAAGCGCGCGACATTCCTGTATTTGAAGAATTTGACCAAATCAACCCGGATCAATATTTCTACATAGGGGATAAAGCATTGGTGCTTTATTACCAACTCTATGAACTTACCCCTTATGCCTACGGCTTTCCCTTTTTCCCCATCTCCGTCTATGAAATTGAAGATATTCTGGACGAAGAGGGGCCTTTAGGCCTGATGTTGGGTTCCTTCTAA
- a CDS encoding amidohydrolase family protein, producing the protein MSLPNMINSGESVLLIPEGILDLKENRILKGKALAVREGEISALLSLEQVPVWAKQHQGEIISLAGLTLMPGLVDCHVHFALDSVDFKQCLARWPDQNLIEQQTLKFGRHLLQKGILAVRDGGDLEGIGLEAKRRLRPGLLVKATGHALRRKGLYGTFLGGGVDTAEEGKKQIRELAASGVDQIKIVVSGIVSFSQYEKVGPLHFSLAELQELVEESHTLGLKVMAHVNSVEGVARAVDAGVDSVEHGYFISDTSLELMEKKGIAWVPTIIPVAAQTREPCAKAHDWEGLHVIEKTYLRHMTQVKKAASLGVPLGVGTDAGAIGAPHGSSYYEEIALYHAAGLSHTEILKAAIFTGAKIIGLDPNWGRMEPGSPAYLIAVQGNPLQDLSSLKRVERIVIPAS; encoded by the coding sequence ATGAGTTTACCAAATATGATTAACAGCGGAGAATCTGTCCTGCTAATACCGGAGGGCATTTTGGATCTTAAAGAAAACCGCATTCTGAAAGGCAAAGCTTTGGCCGTAAGAGAGGGAGAGATCAGCGCTCTTTTGTCCTTGGAGCAGGTTCCGGTCTGGGCAAAGCAGCATCAAGGGGAAATCATTTCCCTGGCGGGATTAACCTTAATGCCGGGGTTAGTGGATTGCCATGTGCATTTTGCCCTGGATAGTGTGGATTTTAAACAATGTTTAGCTCGCTGGCCGGATCAAAATCTGATTGAGCAGCAGACACTTAAGTTTGGCCGTCATCTGCTGCAAAAGGGAATTCTTGCCGTCCGGGACGGAGGGGATCTGGAAGGGATTGGTCTGGAGGCAAAAAGGAGGCTAAGACCTGGGTTGCTGGTAAAAGCAACGGGACATGCTCTGCGCCGCAAGGGGCTGTATGGGACCTTTTTAGGAGGAGGGGTTGACACAGCTGAGGAAGGGAAAAAGCAGATTCGGGAATTGGCTGCCTCAGGGGTGGATCAAATCAAGATTGTTGTTTCCGGTATTGTGAGCTTTTCCCAATATGAAAAGGTCGGCCCTCTCCATTTTAGTTTGGCAGAATTGCAGGAATTGGTAGAAGAGAGCCATACCTTGGGGCTGAAGGTGATGGCCCATGTCAATTCCGTTGAAGGGGTGGCTCGGGCCGTTGATGCAGGAGTGGATTCCGTGGAGCATGGTTATTTTATCAGCGATACTTCTTTAGAACTAATGGAGAAAAAAGGGATCGCCTGGGTGCCGACGATTATTCCGGTAGCAGCACAAACCAGGGAACCCTGTGCTAAAGCTCATGATTGGGAAGGGTTGCATGTCATTGAGAAAACATATTTGCGTCATATGACTCAGGTAAAAAAAGCCGCTTCCTTAGGGGTCCCCTTGGGGGTGGGTACCGATGCCGGTGCCATCGGTGCTCCCCATGGTTCTTCTTATTATGAAGAAATCGCATTGTATCATGCTGCCGGTTTATCCCATACAGAAATCCTCAAAGCCGCAATTTTTACCGGAGCAAAAATTATAGGGCTGGATCCTAATTGGGGGCGGATGGAGCCAGGAAGTCCTGCTTATCTTATTGCCGTACAAGGGAATCCTCTTCAGGATTTATCTTCATTAAAACGGGTTGAAAGAATTGTAATCCCTGCCTCTTAA
- a CDS encoding superoxide dismutase family protein: protein MNNQYPCNAATAQIIGGPLAPYIRGIVYLRDVSGGTEIYVNVSGLPPYRPAQGNTAPIGPHGFHLHEMGDCTVGDPTNPFQNAGGHWNPTNQPHGNHAGDFPVLFSNHGNAMMIFFTDKFHVADALGRAVIIHENPDDFRSQPSGNAGKRLACGLIRCLYPTTNCL, encoded by the coding sequence TTGAATAATCAATATCCCTGTAATGCCGCCACTGCTCAAATCATCGGCGGCCCTCTAGCCCCATACATCCGGGGCATCGTCTATTTAAGAGATGTCTCGGGAGGAACAGAAATCTATGTTAACGTTTCCGGACTCCCCCCCTATCGTCCGGCCCAGGGGAATACAGCACCCATTGGTCCCCACGGCTTCCATCTCCATGAAATGGGGGACTGTACCGTGGGAGACCCTACTAATCCCTTTCAAAATGCAGGAGGGCACTGGAATCCCACCAATCAACCCCATGGCAATCATGCCGGGGATTTTCCCGTTTTATTTTCTAATCACGGCAATGCCATGATGATTTTCTTTACCGATAAATTTCATGTGGCGGATGCCTTGGGACGGGCAGTGATCATTCACGAAAATCCTGATGATTTCAGAAGTCAGCCTTCCGGGAATGCCGGCAAACGATTGGCCTGTGGTTTGATTCGCTGTCTTTATCCGACAACTAACTGCCTTTAA
- a CDS encoding histidinol-phosphatase HisJ family protein, with protein sequence MFSDNHVHSSFSPDGTASMETMIRSAISKNFRELVITDHLDFDFPNPEFSQLNLEQYVTAFQTLKAKYEKNIQLRLGIEIGIQSHVTHLINQVLEKFPFDFVIGSTHTVYGISCSSNEFFDQTLTRTAYLRYFEGLLSNIKHLNNYDVCGHLDFIARYNPRGSKELFPHDFAEILDTILKTIIETGHGIELNTAGYLYGLNRTHPSLDVLQRYRALGGEIITVGSDAHAPEHIGANFNLAYQLLKAADFNYITQFKERKPSFIKIDKLPKEHSNIA encoded by the coding sequence ATGTTTTCCGACAATCATGTTCATTCTAGTTTTTCTCCCGACGGTACGGCTTCGATGGAAACCATGATTAGAAGTGCCATCAGCAAAAATTTCCGAGAGCTGGTCATTACAGATCATTTGGATTTTGATTTTCCCAATCCCGAGTTTTCACAGCTCAACCTGGAGCAATATGTGACAGCATTCCAAACATTAAAAGCCAAATACGAAAAGAATATCCAGCTGCGCCTGGGGATTGAAATCGGCATCCAGTCCCACGTCACCCATCTCATTAACCAGGTTTTGGAGAAGTTTCCCTTTGATTTTGTGATCGGTTCCACCCATACCGTTTACGGCATCAGTTGCAGCAGTAATGAATTTTTTGACCAGACTTTGACCCGGACAGCTTATCTCAGATATTTCGAGGGGCTTTTGTCAAATATTAAACATCTGAACAATTATGATGTCTGCGGCCATTTGGATTTTATTGCCCGTTATAATCCCCGGGGCAGCAAAGAACTTTTTCCCCATGATTTCGCAGAAATTCTGGACACGATCCTAAAAACTATTATCGAGACAGGACACGGCATCGAACTAAATACCGCCGGTTATCTTTATGGCTTGAATCGTACCCACCCTTCTCTTGATGTGCTACAAAGATACCGGGCACTAGGGGGAGAAATCATCACTGTGGGCTCGGATGCCCATGCACCGGAGCATATTGGGGCCAATTTCAATTTAGCCTATCAATTATTAAAGGCCGCCGATTTTAACTATATCACCCAATTTAAAGAAAGAAAACCATCTTTCATTAAAATCGATAAGCTTCCCAAAGAACACTCCAATATTGCATAA